The bacterium DNA segment CTACCTGCCCACCGTGGCCGAAATTACCGGGATGATGGGATCGGCCGGGTTGAGGGTCACCGGCTCGGTGGACGACGAGGGGCTCTTCGCCGTTCGGGCCGAGCGGCCTTCCGCTTGACTTTTTCACCCACCGGTTCGGGATTTCCCGGGCGAAGCGATATCGGCAGTTATTATTCACCCTTGGGGTGAATAATAATTTGACACATCTGTAAAATCGTGCTATTATGCTTATCGGCTACGTTAGTAAAAGAGTAGAAGCTATTTGCACCTCGGTAGAGAAGGCCCGGAAGGTTCTTCCAAACGATGAACACATCAAGCGTTTCTTGGCACTACTTCAGAATTTGCACACTCATCAAACCCTAGCCGACATACCAATTCATACTTCCCCCCTGCACCTCCACCCCCTGAGAGCCGACCGTAAGGGTTTCTGGGCAGCTACCATCAAGGGAAAATGGAGGGTATGTTTTCGCCCCGCAGGTGAATGCCGTTACAAACCGGACGGTTCAGTGGTGCCGCAGACGGTCACTGAAATCGAAATCGTCGAGATAGTGGATTACCACGATGACTAAAAAACCTGTAAAGCCCGGCCCGTACTACCCCCCGGTGGCGATTCCCCCCGGCTTCACCATCGAAGTGATTCTGTCTGACAGAGGTTGGACCCAGGCCGAATTGGCTCGACGGATGGGCAGGCCCATCCAAACTGTTAACGAAATTGTAAAGGGCAAAAAGGAAATAACGGCCGATACGGCGATTGAGCTCAGTCGGGTGTTGGGTTCCCCTGTATCGTTTTGGCTCAACCTGGAGGCCAACCACCGCGAAAATGTAGCGAGGCTGGAACGACTCAAAGCTGAAGAAGGGGAGGTGAAAAAGACCAGCAATTTTCCCTATGCCGAAATGGTCCGGTACGGCCTGGTCCCACCCACAAGGGTTCTGAGGGAAAGGTTCGAGCACGTGCTGGCTTTCCTCAGCGTCGCTTGTTTTGACGCGCTGGAAAGCAACCTACCCGTAGTTTTTCGTAAGACTGGTAAACTACCGGTAAGCTTTGAGAAGCTGGCGGTCTGGTTGCAGTGGGGAGAGCTGAAGATGCAGAGGCTCAAATTGGGTAGGTTTAATAAAACGAAATTGCAATCCAGCTTGAATGAGATCCGTTCTCTCACCTTGGAGAAGCCTGACTCATTTGTCCCTAAGCTGGAGAAGATCGGCGAGGAAACGGGCGTGGCCTTTTTGTTCGTGCCCGAATTCAGGGGACTGCCCGTAACCGGCGTGACGCGGTGGATTAACGGAAACCCCCTCGTGCAGGTGAACCTGCGTTACAAGACCAACGATCATCTTTGGTTTACGGTTTTTCACGAGATTGGGCATGTCTTGAATTCACAGAAAAAGCAAGTGTTTATCGATATAAAAGGTGAGGATAATAAAAGTGCCGACGAAGAAAAGGCTGATGAGTTTGCCTGTAGGGTTTTCGTGCCCAAAGGTGTATTCGAAGAACTCCTCAGCTTGCCTAGAATATCCGAAGCCCTGGTGATGCGATATTCTAGAAAGCTCGGTATCGCCCCCGGTATCTTAGTCGGTATGTTGCAGCACGAGGGTAAGCTCCCCCACAGTCATCTGAACGGCCTAAAAGAGAAATATACGTGGGAAATTGCACATTCCGCGTGACATAGCGCCGGACTCCGAGGTCGCGGCCTGGATAAGCCTGAACCTGGTCCCCGAGGTGGGGCCGGTTCACTTCCGCCGCCTGGTGGAGCGCCTGGGCTCGGCCCGGGAGGCCCTGGCGGCGCCCTACGGTCGCCTGATCCAGATTCACGGCATCGGCGAGGTCCGCGCCGCCAACATCCTCGCCGCCCGCACCGAGGCGCACCAAAAGCGCCTGGAGCGCGAGCTCGACGCGATAAAACGATTCCCCGACCTGTCCCTCTTCCTCCTCTCCGACCCCGACTACCCCGCCCCGCTCAAGGACCTGCCCGACCCGCCGCCGGTGCTGTACGTGCGTGGGAGCTACCTCCCCGAGGACCGGCTGGCGGTGTCCATGGTGGGCACCCGCAACCCGAGCCCCTACGGCCGGGAGCTGGCGCGCAAGCTGGGCGGGGGCCTGGCGCGGGTCGGGGTGACCGTGGTCTCGGGCTGCGCCGCGGGGATAGACCTCGCCTCGCAGATGGGGGCCGTCGCCGCCGGGGGGCGGTCCATCGGCGTGCTGGGTTGCGGGGTGGACCTGGTCTTCCCGGCGAACGAGGGCTCGTCCTACGACAGGATACGGGCCTCGGGCGCCCTGGTGAGCGAGTTCCCCCTGGGCACGGAGCCCCAGGCGCAGAACTTCCCCCGGCGCAACCGGCTCATCGCCGCCCTTGGGCTGGGCGTGGTTGTTGTGGAGGCGCCGCGGAAGTCCGGGGCGCTCATCACCGCCGACTTCGCCGCCGAGCTGGGCCGCGAGGTGATGTCCTGCCCCGGCAACGCCATCGGCGCCGGTGCCCGCGGCTCGCACGCCCTGTTGAAAGAAGGGGCCGCCCTGGTGGAGACGGTGGAGGACATCCTGCGGGCCGTGGGCCACGCCGCCGACCCCCGCCTCTTCGCCGACCGGGTGACCGCCCCCCAGGCGCCCGACCTGACCGACGGCGAGGCCGCCCTCCTGGAAAGCCTCACCGCCGAGCCCATCCACGTGGACGAGCTCACCTCCCGTCTGGGAAGCCCCCGGGCGGAGGTCCTCCAACTCCTGTTGTCCCTGGAGCTCAAAGGCGTCGTGGAGCCGCTCCCCGGCATGTACTACCGTCGTCCCTTCTAGACCGCGCTTGCCAAGCCCGCCGATTTCTGCTATAAACCCCAGAAAACGACGCCGCCCGAAAATTTACACGGCTCCTCCCTCACACCGGGCCGAACAACATGCCTAAGAGCGCGTCCCGAAGCCCCTCCGGAAAGCCCCTGGTCATCGTCGAGAGCCCCACCAAGGTGAAGACGCTGAAGCGCTACCTGGGCGAGGGCTACGACGTGGCCTCGAGCCGGGGCCACGTCCGCGACCTGCCGAAGAGAAACCTCTGCGTGGACGTGGAGCACGGCTTCGAGCCCACCTACGAGGTCATCCCGGACAAGGAGAGGATCGTCGGCGAGCTCAAGCGGGCGGCGGAGCGGGCCGGGGCCGTCTACCTCGCCTGCGACCCCGACCGCGAGGGGGAGGCCATCTGCTGGCACCTGGCCACCCTCATAGACGGCGGGCCGATCTACCGCATCACCTTCAACGAGATAACCCGGGCGGCGGTGACGCGCGCCCTCGAGCACCCGGGGGAGATTGACCTGAACCTGGTGGACGCCCAGCAGGCCCGGCGGGTCCTGGACCGCCTGGTGGGGTACCAGGTCTCGCCGATTCTGTGGAAGACGGTCCGGCGCGGCCTCTCGGCGGGGCGGGTCCAGTCGGTGGCGCTCCGCCTCGTCGTCGAGCGGGAGGAGGAGCGCGAGGCCTTCGTCCCCGAGGAGTGCTGGCCCGTCGTCGCCGGGCTCTCGACCGCCTCCGGCGAGCCGCTCGAAGCGGAGCTGATGAAGCTGGACGGGAAGAAGGCCGCCCTCGGCGACTGGCCCACCGTCCGGGAGCTTTTGTACGAAATCCAGGAGGGCCCCTGGACCGTCCGCGCCTTCGAGAAGCGCAAGCACCAGCGCCAGCCCCAGCCACCCTACATCACCAGCACCCTCCAGCAGGACGCCTCCACGCGCCTGGGCTTCGACCCCAAGCGGACCATGCGCGTCGCCCAGCAGCTCTACGAGGGGGTGGAGCTGGGCGAGCTGGGCCAGGTGGGCCTGATTACGTACATGCGCACCGACTCGGTCCGCGTGTCCGACGAGGGGCTCGGCCTGGCGCGGAACTGGATCGGAAAAAACCACCCGCAATGGCTCCCCGACGCGCCGCGGGTTCACACGAGCGGGAAGAGCGCCCAGGACGCCCACGAGGCGGTCCGCCCCACGGACCCCTTCCTCGGGCCGGAGCTCATCGGGCACCACCTGTCCCCGGAGCAGCTCCGGCTGTACGAGTTGATCTGGCGGCGCTTCCTGGCCAGCCAGATGACCCCGGCGCTCTTCGACAAGGCGGATGCCCGGATAGAGTCGGGTCGGGCCGAGTTCTCCGCCAAGGGCTCCATCCTGCGCGACCCCGGCTTCCTCGCGGTCTACCCGGACCAGGGCGAGGCCAGGGACGTCCTGCTGCCGGAGCTCGCCGAGGGCGACGTGCTGGAGCCCGCCTGGCTCGACGGTCGGCAGAAATTCACCCAGCCGCCGCCGCGCTACAAGCCGGCCTCCCTGGTCAAGGAATTGGAGAAGCGGGGCATCGGCCGCCCCTCCACCTACGCCGCCATCATCTCCACCCTCCAGCAGCGGGATTATGTGGAGCTCGACGACAACCGCTCCTTCTTCCCCACCGAGCTGGGTCGCCTGGTGACCAAGCTCCTGGTGGCCGGCTTCCCCCGGGTGCTGAAGGTGGAGTTCACCGCGGAGCTGGAGGAGGAGCTGGACGAGATAGCGCGAGGGGAGAAGAAGTGGCGCGAGGTTCTGGCCGATTTTTACAAAACGTTCGCCCTGGAGCTTCACCGGGCGGAAGAGGAGCTCCCGAAGCACCGGGGCGAGAACACGCTCCTGACCGAGCCGGTCTGCCCGAAGTGCGGCGGGGGGCTGACCATCCGCTTCGGGCGGGCGGGGGCCTTCGTCGGCTGCTCGAAGTACCCCGAGTGCGACTTCACCTCGAACTTCCGCCGCGACTCGGGCGGCCGCGTGGTGCTGACGGACCGGGCGGAGGAAACCGCCGCAACCGGGGAAATCTGCGAGTTGTGCGGTCGGCCGATGGCGCTCAAGCGGAGCCGCTTCGGGCCGTTCCTGGGCTGCACCGGCTACCCCGAGTGCAAGAACATCCGCCGCCTGGGCGGTGGGGAGCGGGCGCCGAGGCCCCCGGCGGAAAAAACGGAGATTCCCTGCCCCGAGTGCGGCGAGCCCCTGGTGGTCCGCCACGGGCGGAAGGGCGAGTTCCTCGGCTGCTCCCGTTACCCCAAGTGCCGGGGGACGCTGAACTTCGAACGCGACGCCGACGGCGGCATCGTCCCCAAGGCTCCGAAGGAGAAGACGACCGCGAAGAAGAAAACGGTCCCGAAGAAGAAGGCCCCGGCCAGGCGCGGGAAGAAGTGATTGCGGCGGTCCCTGGTCCCCCCTCTCCCTCCGGGAGCGGCGTGCCGACGGGATTGGGGGTGAGGGCCACCTTATAAAAAAACGGGCCGACCTAAAGGTCGGCCCCTACGTCATCGCAACCAACGGGCGAAGCGGTCCCCCTCTCCCTTCCAGGGAGAGGGCTGGGGTGAGGGTCGGGGTAGGGAACAGGAAAGGGCGGCGGCCCGCAGTTTCCCTCTCCCTCCGGGAGCGGCGCGCCGACGGGATTGAGGGTGAGGGCCACCTTTGAAAAAACGGCGGGGATGGGAATCCCCGCCCTACGTTTAGTCGCACGGTGGTGAATAAAACGGGCGGTTGTGGACACCCGCCCCTACGGCTACATCGCGAGATTGACCCGTAGGGGCGACCGGTAGGACGAGTCCTCCACGGTCGCCCGTTTCCATAAAAACCGCGCGCCACCTACGCGGTGAAGAAAAAATTCCCCCCCTCGACCAGCCCCAGGCGCTCGATCTCCCCCCGCATCCGCTCCCGCGCCCCGGCCTGCCCCACCGCCCCCAGATGGACGAACCGGAGAACCGAGCGCAGCGAGCTATGCCCCCGGCAAAACTCCGTGGCCCGCTCCACCGGAATCACCGGCGCGCCGAAAATCTTTGCCCCGATCCGGCCCGGGTGTACCTCAACGATGGCCTCCGGCTTCCAGCCTGCCTTTTCCAGTTCCCGCGCGAGCGCCTTGCCCACCGGCCCGCAGCCCCAGAGGACGTATCCGCCGCGCGGCTCGATCGCGTATTTCCCCAGGTAGCGGCACTTCAATGCCAGGAACGCCTCCGGCCGGTAACGCGGGTCGGTGCGCGTCAGCCGGTCCGGCCGGTCGCTCCAGACGTGGAGCACCT contains these protein-coding regions:
- the topA gene encoding type I DNA topoisomerase, producing MPKSASRSPSGKPLVIVESPTKVKTLKRYLGEGYDVASSRGHVRDLPKRNLCVDVEHGFEPTYEVIPDKERIVGELKRAAERAGAVYLACDPDREGEAICWHLATLIDGGPIYRITFNEITRAAVTRALEHPGEIDLNLVDAQQARRVLDRLVGYQVSPILWKTVRRGLSAGRVQSVALRLVVEREEEREAFVPEECWPVVAGLSTASGEPLEAELMKLDGKKAALGDWPTVRELLYEIQEGPWTVRAFEKRKHQRQPQPPYITSTLQQDASTRLGFDPKRTMRVAQQLYEGVELGELGQVGLITYMRTDSVRVSDEGLGLARNWIGKNHPQWLPDAPRVHTSGKSAQDAHEAVRPTDPFLGPELIGHHLSPEQLRLYELIWRRFLASQMTPALFDKADARIESGRAEFSAKGSILRDPGFLAVYPDQGEARDVLLPELAEGDVLEPAWLDGRQKFTQPPPRYKPASLVKELEKRGIGRPSTYAAIISTLQQRDYVELDDNRSFFPTELGRLVTKLLVAGFPRVLKVEFTAELEEELDEIARGEKKWREVLADFYKTFALELHRAEEELPKHRGENTLLTEPVCPKCGGGLTIRFGRAGAFVGCSKYPECDFTSNFRRDSGGRVVLTDRAEETAATGEICELCGRPMALKRSRFGPFLGCTGYPECKNIRRLGGGERAPRPPAEKTEIPCPECGEPLVVRHGRKGEFLGCSRYPKCRGTLNFERDADGGIVPKAPKEKTTAKKKTVPKKKAPARRGKK
- a CDS encoding HigA family addiction module antitoxin produces the protein MTKKPVKPGPYYPPVAIPPGFTIEVILSDRGWTQAELARRMGRPIQTVNEIVKGKKEITADTAIELSRVLGSPVSFWLNLEANHRENVARLERLKAEEGEVKKTSNFPYAEMVRYGLVPPTRVLRERFEHVLAFLSVACFDALESNLPVVFRKTGKLPVSFEKLAVWLQWGELKMQRLKLGRFNKTKLQSSLNEIRSLTLEKPDSFVPKLEKIGEETGVAFLFVPEFRGLPVTGVTRWINGNPLVQVNLRYKTNDHLWFTVFHEIGHVLNSQKKQVFIDIKGEDNKSADEEKADEFACRVFVPKGVFEELLSLPRISEALVMRYSRKLGIAPGILVGMLQHEGKLPHSHLNGLKEKYTWEIAHSA
- the dprA gene encoding DNA-processing protein DprA, with translation MHIPRDIAPDSEVAAWISLNLVPEVGPVHFRRLVERLGSAREALAAPYGRLIQIHGIGEVRAANILAARTEAHQKRLERELDAIKRFPDLSLFLLSDPDYPAPLKDLPDPPPVLYVRGSYLPEDRLAVSMVGTRNPSPYGRELARKLGGGLARVGVTVVSGCAAGIDLASQMGAVAAGGRSIGVLGCGVDLVFPANEGSSYDRIRASGALVSEFPLGTEPQAQNFPRRNRLIAALGLGVVVVEAPRKSGALITADFAAELGREVMSCPGNAIGAGARGSHALLKEGAALVETVEDILRAVGHAADPRLFADRVTAPQAPDLTDGEAALLESLTAEPIHVDELTSRLGSPRAEVLQLLLSLELKGVVEPLPGMYYRRPF